The sequence below is a genomic window from Deltaproteobacteria bacterium.
CGGCGAGCAGAAGCAGCCCCGCGGCTAGCGTCTCCTTGAGCGACGCCTCGGACGGGTTCGCCCGATAGCCGCGCCGGTTCAGGCTCTCCCCCGAGGTGTCGAGCGAGACGGCGCACTCGTCGCGCACGATCCGGACGACGATCCGCACCTCCGGCGACTTCGCGTCCACGTCCGGCCGCCGCCCGACCGTCTCGCGGAAGCGGTCGACGATCGCGTCCTTCGTCTTCTGGGCCGCGAAATGGGAGTGGGTGATGCCGGAATCGCGCACCGTGGCGTCGACCGCGATCGTCCGGTCCGGCGAGAACAGCTCCGCCCAGGGGATCCCGCTCGCCCCCTCGTAGAGGGCCGCGGGGGTCGGCGCGCGGAACTCCGACAGCAGCAGGACGACCCGGTTGGCCGACCGGAGCCAAAGGTTGGCGCGGTAGCAGAGCGCCATGTCGCCGGAGAAGACGACGCTTCCGGCGCCCGCCGACACGTCTTCCCCGCCAAGGCCAGCGATCTCCCCCGCCAGCACGTCTTCCAGCCCCTTGAACGTGGTCGCGAAGAACCGATGTCTCTTCATGTGGCCATGATACTCCGGAGGAGAGGGTTGAAGGGACATCGGGAGAAGAGTGCAAGATTATGTGAAGTTTATTGCGAATATTTCCGATAAGCCACATAAGGGAAGGCTGCCGGTTAAACCGTAGATGGGAAGGGGCGAGGATTGGAGAAAGACACCGGGTTTCTCTCCGTGATTTTCGACAACATCCGGGAAAACATCGTGGTCGTGGACGCGGATAATTACGAGATTCTTCACGCAAACCAGTCTTTCCTTGAGTCGTACGGCATTTCCCTGGAAGAAAACCGGAAAAAACGTTGTTACGAGGTGACTCACCGGAGCGATAAACCGTGTCACGATTCCGGGGAGGAGTGCCCGGTTCGCCTGGCAGCGGATACGGGACGCGTATCCAAGTGCGTGCACGTCCACAAGAGCAATGTAGGGGGATCCCGGACGACCCGGCTTGCGGCGTATCCGATCCGGGAGTCCGATGGGACGGTCCGCCGCGTCGTGGAAATATCCGAGGACATTACCGAGCAGGTGAGGCTGCAGGAAGAGATAAAGAAGAAGTCCGATTTTCTCGACAACATCTTGAAGAACAGCCCGGACGGGATCATCGGGAACGACACCGAGGGGAACATCTTCCTGTTCAATGAGAGCGCGGAGGGAATTTTCGGGTACACGGCCGCCGAGGCGATCGGGAAAACCAAAGCCCGTGCGCTCTACCCGCCCGGCGGGGCGAGGGAGGTCAAGGAGTTCATCTACGCCGAAGCATTTGGTGGACGCGGCAGGCTCCATGATTTCGAGACGAAGATCGTGACCGGCACGGGGAAGTTGATCCCCATCCGGCTTTCCTGCGAACTGCTTCACGAAGGCGGTCGGGAGATCGGGACAATCGGATTCTTCCACGACATTTCCGGACGGTTGGCGCTGCAGAACCACCTGGCGGAGTCGGAAGCGAAATTCCGGACCCTGTTCGAGACCGCCAGTGACGCCATTTTCAGCATCGGCGAGGATGGGCTCATTCTCATGGCGAACCGGGCGGCCAAGGAGGTGTTCGAGTATCCGGGTCA
It includes:
- a CDS encoding THUMP domain-containing protein; translated protein: MKRHRFFATTFKGLEDVLAGEIAGLGGEDVSAGAGSVVFSGDMALCYRANLWLRSANRVVLLLSEFRAPTPAALYEGASGIPWAELFSPDRTIAVDATVRDSGITHSHFAAQKTKDAIVDRFRETVGRRPDVDAKSPEVRIVVRIVRDECAVSLDTSGESLNRRGYRANPSEASLKETLAAGLLLLAGWQGDGALIDPACGAGTIPIEAALIAGNVAPGSLGRDFGFQRLHGFDRKRWEALLSEAREAARHPVPVRIEGSDISPAVVAGAMKNAVNAQVNERVLFNARSIRNFDPGEGPGTILCNPPYGVRLPGG
- a CDS encoding PAS domain S-box protein, encoding MEKDTGFLSVIFDNIRENIVVVDADNYEILHANQSFLESYGISLEENRKKRCYEVTHRSDKPCHDSGEECPVRLAADTGRVSKCVHVHKSNVGGSRTTRLAAYPIRESDGTVRRVVEISEDITEQVRLQEEIKKKSDFLDNILKNSPDGIIGNDTEGNIFLFNESAEGIFGYTAAEAIGKTKARALYPPGGAREVKEFIYAEAFGGRGRLHDFETKIVTGTGKLIPIRLSCELLHEGGREIGTIGFFHDISGRLALQNHLAESEAKFRTLFETASDAIFSIGEDGLILMANRAAKEVFEYPGHEIVGLDVRRVLGWGLEGTWEVLARYVSRSEPGKYVESSAVSRIGKKIPFHISVSESVSNGKKFYTTIMRDVSLIKAYEEDLQVLANTDSLTHLFNRRQLYPIMQKELDRVARTKDPFSVLLMDIDHFKKFNDTYGHTGGDLLLAGFADKIRDSFREMDSAFRFGGEEFILLLPETAGQKAMIPAERFRQRIADSSFLMLPDGQPVSVTISIGIAMYRDGDTIDDVIRHADLAMYAAKNGGRNRVVDYDHLAKPETP